Proteins found in one Homalodisca vitripennis isolate AUS2020 chromosome 4, UT_GWSS_2.1, whole genome shotgun sequence genomic segment:
- the LOC124359012 gene encoding uncharacterized protein LOC124359012 produces MLSYGTVAVLILGAAFAVPNSEEVCVTNGNIYEKGDKWQPVGECAEATCKGNDEYTKLGCALIRVDESAGWTLTEEDPSKSYPECCPQPVPPASTTEDPSLRLPCFEDGKIYEVGQQRDIPGYCGLNVCAGNDKWTQAACGLVALPEGYTLSPEDPSKPYPDCCSKAVPPKKN; encoded by the exons ATGCTTAGTTATGGCACGGTAGCTGTCTTGATCCTCGGTGCTGCATTTGCGGTTCCCAACTCAG AGGAAGTCTGCGTGACCAATGGAAACATTTACGAGAAAGGAGACAAATGGCAGCCTGTCGGTGAATGTGCTGAAGCCACTTGCAAGGGCAATGACGAATACACGAAATTAGG CTGTGCTCTCATACGAGTAGATGAATCAGCAGGATGGACCCTGACAGAGGAGGACCCCAGCAAGTCGTACCCTGAATGTTGCCCGCAACCAGTTCCTCCTGCATCCACCACTGAGGACCCCTCCT TGCGTTTGCCTTGCTTTGAGGACGGTAAAATCTACGAGGTAGGACAGCAACGAGACATTCCTGGCTATTGTGGGCTTAACGTTTGCGCCGGGAACGACAAATGGACTCAAGCAGC GTGTGGACTGGTTGCATTACCAGAAGGTTACACGCTGTCTCCTGAAGATCCTAGCAAGCCATACCCGGACTGCTGTTCCAAAGCTGTCCCACCCAAGAAGAATTAA